A window from uncultured Desulfobacter sp. encodes these proteins:
- the larB gene encoding nickel pincer cofactor biosynthesis protein LarB has product MNIETLTQILSMVADGELPVGQAADRLKHLSFEDIGCAHVDHHRALRKGFPEVIFGQGKTSEQIIAILEKLEQSENIVLVTRIDPQKADAVLSKFPNAQYFDDARLLKIEKKPPEITGLGTILILCAGTSDIPVVMEAFLTAKAMGNEVKTLFDVGVAGIHRLFAHQKELEKASVIVVAAGMEGALPSVVGGLVKAPVIAVPTSVGYGTSFNGMTALLGMLNSCSSNIAVVNIDNGFGAGYMASTINHVGVGK; this is encoded by the coding sequence ATGAACATTGAGACATTAACCCAAATTCTGTCCATGGTGGCGGATGGAGAACTGCCCGTCGGCCAGGCGGCAGATCGATTAAAACACCTCTCATTTGAAGATATCGGCTGTGCCCATGTGGATCATCATAGAGCCCTTCGCAAAGGATTTCCAGAAGTCATTTTCGGGCAGGGCAAAACATCGGAACAGATTATCGCCATCCTTGAAAAACTGGAACAATCGGAAAATATTGTGCTGGTTACCCGCATTGACCCGCAAAAGGCGGATGCGGTGCTTTCAAAGTTTCCCAACGCCCAATATTTTGATGATGCACGCCTGTTAAAAATTGAAAAGAAGCCGCCTGAGATTACAGGTTTAGGAACGATCCTCATCCTCTGTGCCGGGACCTCGGATATACCGGTGGTGATGGAAGCGTTCTTAACGGCAAAGGCCATGGGAAATGAGGTCAAAACGCTTTTTGATGTCGGGGTCGCCGGCATTCATCGCCTCTTTGCACATCAAAAAGAGCTTGAAAAAGCGTCTGTCATTGTTGTTGCCGCCGGCATGGAAGGCGCCCTGCCCTCGGTGGTGGGCGGCCTTGTAAAAGCGCCTGTCATTGCAGTGCCCACAAGTGTTGGTTACGGCACAAGCTTCAACGGCATGACAGCACTTTTGGGGATGTTGAACTCCTGTAGTTCAAACATTGCCGTGGTGAACATCGACAATGGATTCGGCGCAGGGTATATGGCCTCCACCATTAACCATGTGGGGGTTGGAAAATAA
- a CDS encoding endonuclease/exonuclease/phosphatase family protein — MVESFPISAPEKDKDRTDDPVTVMTFNLRFGLAKDGPHAWEYRKPLVAKILEACPCDFIGFQEVNHFQAEFLTRTLADHGHIGWYNKGTKWWQNCLILFDPSWECLGHRHFFLSHTPDIPSRLEGSKWPRQCVIGWFKKKDRHLLVTNTHFDFKPEVQQQSAGLIMNFLNRFPKGIPQIITGDFNTEPGSPAHQCFKSRGFGLIMEGESVTTFHDFTGKKTGHHIDWILYSKGLTPISDQVIQDSFDGLFPSDHYPVRADFAWMSHPT, encoded by the coding sequence ATGGTAGAAAGCTTTCCCATATCCGCGCCTGAAAAGGACAAAGACCGGACCGATGATCCGGTCACAGTCATGACATTTAATCTCCGGTTCGGTCTTGCCAAGGATGGTCCCCATGCCTGGGAATACCGCAAGCCCCTGGTAGCAAAAATCCTGGAAGCATGCCCATGCGATTTTATCGGCTTCCAGGAGGTCAACCATTTCCAGGCCGAATTTCTGACCCGCACATTGGCGGATCATGGTCACATCGGCTGGTATAACAAGGGAACTAAATGGTGGCAAAACTGCCTGATTCTGTTTGATCCATCCTGGGAATGCCTGGGGCACCGTCACTTTTTTTTAAGCCATACCCCGGATATTCCCTCCCGGCTTGAAGGCTCCAAATGGCCCCGGCAGTGCGTAATCGGATGGTTCAAAAAAAAAGACCGCCATCTGCTTGTAACCAACACCCACTTTGATTTCAAACCCGAAGTCCAGCAACAAAGTGCCGGTTTGATCATGAATTTCCTTAATCGTTTTCCCAAAGGCATTCCCCAGATTATCACCGGTGACTTTAACACCGAGCCAGGATCGCCGGCCCACCAATGTTTTAAATCCCGGGGTTTTGGTTTGATCATGGAAGGTGAATCCGTTACCACCTTCCATGATTTCACTGGAAAAAAGACAGGGCACCACATCGACTGGATACTATACAGCAAGGGCCTGACACCCATATCCGACCAAGTGATACAGGATAGCTTTGACGGCCTTTTCCCCTCGGATCACTACCCGGTTCGGGCCGATTTTGCCTGGATGTCGCACCCGACATAA
- a CDS encoding CHASE4 domain-containing protein, whose translation MKLKTKILGVLLAVLILYGILSCAIECFVVFPSFVVQEKLEAEKDLNRCLEALRREIHYLDEFAHDWAAWDDAYAFVQDGNMDFIRSNLVRTTFIDNRLNAIILLDLKGRILWKKMMDLKTGKDLDIAQFPEDRFPLSHVLMAHTKDIESSVAGIYATDKGPLLVASRPVIRSLHIGPAKGYMIMGRFLNENYMQILADQTKVDHQYWLLQDSSVTAEIRSMFETVKKNANPIFIEQDKNLLFAYDVFKGLTDASDLIIRAQIPRRIMTYAKNTMFFVLISTVLAGGILLLVMFLLLNHVVIAPLGKLTARVVSLGNSKPTSYPLFLKRNDEIGILCGEFQTLFNKLTQVHEHLQLTNTRLNCEIKERKNYEEKLHSHRTRLRQLTYKLLLTEERERRQLASDLHDQISQNLAICQLKLSILRTSCDAVHADRTREINEIEDKLDQIIRETRTLTFEISPPILYELGLKPALEWLLENTFRQSGIDTRIEGDLEENWLDNSLSILLFRAVRELLHNVIKHANASKTVVCLSQKPNLFEICVTDNGIGFDAEKQSKIIGFGLFSIRERFSSIGGEFLILSASGKGTRAILRIPHNSLKEAS comes from the coding sequence ATGAAATTAAAAACCAAAATTCTGGGCGTTTTGTTGGCGGTACTGATTCTATACGGTATATTAAGCTGCGCTATTGAGTGTTTCGTGGTTTTTCCAAGTTTTGTTGTGCAGGAAAAACTTGAGGCCGAAAAGGACCTGAACCGCTGTCTTGAAGCCCTGAGACGGGAAATACATTATCTGGACGAATTTGCCCATGACTGGGCGGCCTGGGATGATGCGTATGCGTTTGTCCAGGACGGCAATATGGATTTCATCCGGTCAAACCTTGTCCGAACAACGTTTATCGACAACAGATTAAACGCCATTATACTTCTGGATCTTAAGGGCCGTATCCTATGGAAGAAAATGATGGATTTAAAGACCGGGAAGGACCTGGACATTGCCCAATTCCCAGAGGATCGTTTTCCTTTGTCCCATGTGCTTATGGCGCACACCAAAGATATAGAAAGCAGTGTTGCGGGCATTTATGCGACGGACAAAGGCCCCTTGCTTGTGGCGTCCCGACCTGTTATCCGAAGCCTTCATATCGGACCTGCAAAGGGGTATATGATCATGGGGCGTTTTTTGAACGAGAATTATATGCAAATCCTGGCGGACCAGACCAAGGTCGATCACCAGTATTGGCTTTTACAAGATTCGTCCGTTACTGCTGAAATCCGTTCAATGTTTGAGACAGTGAAAAAAAATGCCAATCCCATATTCATAGAGCAAGATAAAAATCTGCTTTTTGCGTACGATGTTTTCAAGGGCCTGACCGACGCGTCAGATCTCATTATCCGGGCTCAGATTCCCCGCCGGATTATGACGTATGCCAAGAACACCATGTTTTTTGTTTTGATTTCCACAGTTCTGGCCGGGGGTATTTTGCTGCTTGTCATGTTTTTATTGCTTAACCATGTCGTGATCGCGCCTTTAGGCAAACTGACTGCCCGGGTCGTTTCTTTGGGAAATTCGAAGCCGACCTCATATCCCCTTTTTTTAAAGAGAAATGACGAAATAGGTATTTTATGCGGTGAGTTTCAAACGCTTTTTAACAAACTGACCCAGGTTCATGAACATTTGCAACTGACCAATACCCGTTTAAATTGTGAAATCAAAGAGCGCAAAAATTACGAAGAAAAACTTCACTCCCATCGTACCCGGCTGCGGCAATTGACTTACAAACTGCTTTTAACAGAAGAGCGGGAGCGGCGGCAGCTGGCATCGGATCTTCATGATCAGATCAGCCAAAATTTGGCGATATGCCAGTTAAAACTTTCAATACTCAGGACATCCTGTGATGCAGTACATGCGGACCGAACCCGGGAGATAAACGAAATCGAAGATAAACTGGATCAAATTATTCGGGAAACCCGGACCCTGACCTTTGAAATCAGCCCGCCGATACTGTATGAACTGGGACTTAAACCCGCTCTGGAGTGGCTGTTGGAAAACACCTTCAGGCAAAGCGGTATCGACACTCGTATAGAGGGCGATCTGGAGGAAAATTGGTTGGACAACAGTTTGAGCATTCTTCTATTCAGGGCAGTCAGAGAATTGCTTCACAATGTTATTAAACATGCAAACGCATCAAAGACAGTGGTTTGCTTGTCCCAAAAGCCGAATTTGTTTGAAATCTGTGTGACGGATAACGGGATTGGGTTTGATGCTGAAAAACAGTCTAAGATTATCGGATTCGGCCTTTTCAGCATCCGGGAACGCTTCAGTTCCATTGGCGGGGAGTTTTTAATTTTGTCGGCATCCGGTAAGGGAACCCGGGCCATTTTGAGAATTCCCCATAACAGCTTAAAGGAAGCGTCATGA
- a CDS encoding response regulator, which produces MTAIIFWLAGMGLYAKNVALVAPSIAAVCLIWAAHHLLSGSADGRSLIRGRTLLVVFSAYLTWFTCLTGGIFSAGLFFFIIVMAAAVLLADWWAFRGLCCFFAALLFFFYLGPSWGPGALNLNAFRLEVFVILFFGVVSVLLLIFKKQQALIIAHQAAVNLSEEVQKEAQNAIEVKDRFLANMSHEIRNPMNGVLGMLHVLLDSELDPKQRSHADIAYNSATALLTIVDDILDLSKIEAGKIELDIRPFDLDIAIKDIVSLPALQARQKGLAFSYNIDTQVPRLLKGDIGRIRQVILNFTSNAIKFTETGSVTLNVTLKEDTDGSALIHFSVDDTGIGIKEEVLKGLFSPFVQADASITKTYGGTGLGLFISKLFIELMGGQVGAESIEMIGSTFWFEAPFEKYLPEETAQDSDLVCANIVKVLAVSDKPEPSIRLIKILDLTGFEYETCEYTQLIERVALAKTNAAPFHVAIMEVSESDQYAKNLGRELGQDSELRSLARILVTAVGKQGDAKEFETLGFSAFLSFPLDEVILQDAICLMLSSTYRENNQAIITRHSLAERKKREFKILVVDDLETNVVTVKELIRKQGYRIDSASNGSQALEKIKENKYDLIFMDCQMPEMDGYEATRQIRAYEIVENLAATPVIAMTGNAFEKDRQVCKAAGMDDFISKPVNPNALIELINRYKSESLDASSFLIQDSDMPSDLDVHDFETQEQVFIELEDNDAAVPVFDRNKFLERFGNDEELAGEVLASFLEEVQELVDNLMAAIKKEPFDFEDVKACAHALKGGAANVNAEQLRHAAFNIENRAGDGVVSDPLAVPDMLKEYLNRFIGKAHL; this is translated from the coding sequence ATGACGGCAATCATATTCTGGTTAGCAGGCATGGGCCTGTACGCAAAAAACGTTGCTTTGGTTGCACCTTCCATTGCTGCGGTTTGTCTGATTTGGGCAGCACACCATCTTTTGAGCGGCAGTGCTGACGGCCGATCCCTAATCCGGGGACGAACGCTTCTTGTGGTTTTCTCCGCGTATCTCACCTGGTTTACCTGTCTTACCGGCGGCATTTTCAGTGCCGGGCTCTTTTTTTTCATCATAGTGATGGCAGCCGCTGTTTTATTGGCTGATTGGTGGGCTTTTAGGGGACTATGCTGCTTTTTTGCCGCGTTGCTTTTCTTTTTTTATTTAGGCCCGTCCTGGGGGCCGGGTGCTTTGAATCTCAATGCATTTCGCCTTGAGGTGTTTGTTATTCTGTTTTTTGGGGTTGTTTCTGTCCTGCTTTTAATATTCAAAAAGCAGCAGGCACTTATCATAGCACACCAGGCGGCCGTTAATTTGTCTGAAGAGGTTCAGAAAGAAGCACAAAATGCCATTGAAGTAAAGGACCGATTTTTAGCCAACATGAGCCATGAAATACGAAATCCCATGAACGGGGTTTTAGGCATGCTTCACGTGCTCCTCGACTCTGAGCTTGACCCTAAACAGCGCAGCCATGCCGATATCGCCTACAACAGTGCCACCGCCCTTTTAACCATTGTCGATGATATTCTGGATCTGTCCAAAATTGAAGCAGGGAAAATTGAACTTGATATCCGGCCGTTTGATCTGGACATCGCTATCAAGGATATTGTCTCTTTACCGGCATTGCAGGCCAGGCAAAAAGGGCTTGCGTTTTCATATAATATAGATACGCAGGTGCCGAGACTGCTTAAAGGCGACATCGGCAGGATACGCCAGGTAATACTAAATTTTACCAGTAACGCCATTAAATTCACTGAGACGGGATCGGTGACCTTGAACGTCACGCTCAAAGAGGACACGGACGGGTCTGCACTGATCCATTTCAGCGTGGATGATACCGGTATCGGCATCAAAGAAGAGGTCCTCAAGGGTCTTTTTTCGCCTTTTGTTCAGGCCGATGCGTCCATCACAAAGACATATGGCGGTACCGGCCTTGGATTATTCATATCAAAATTATTCATTGAATTAATGGGGGGCCAGGTGGGTGCCGAGAGTATTGAAATGATAGGGTCCACGTTCTGGTTTGAAGCGCCATTTGAAAAATATCTGCCCGAGGAGACGGCACAGGATTCTGATCTCGTTTGCGCAAATATAGTAAAGGTGCTTGCCGTATCGGATAAACCTGAGCCCAGCATCCGGTTGATAAAAATACTTGATCTGACCGGATTTGAGTATGAGACATGTGAATACACGCAACTTATAGAACGTGTTGCCCTTGCAAAAACGAATGCAGCCCCTTTTCATGTGGCCATTATGGAGGTCAGTGAATCGGATCAATATGCAAAAAATCTTGGTCGGGAATTGGGTCAGGATAGTGAACTGAGAAGCCTTGCCCGCATTCTTGTCACGGCTGTGGGCAAGCAGGGGGATGCCAAGGAATTTGAAACGTTGGGATTCTCAGCTTTTTTAAGCTTTCCCTTGGACGAAGTTATTCTCCAGGACGCCATTTGTCTGATGCTTTCATCTACCTACCGGGAAAACAACCAAGCTATTATTACCCGGCATTCCCTTGCAGAACGTAAGAAAAGAGAATTTAAAATTTTAGTTGTGGATGACCTTGAAACCAATGTGGTGACAGTCAAAGAACTTATCCGCAAACAGGGGTATCGGATTGATTCGGCTTCCAACGGCAGCCAGGCCCTGGAAAAGATAAAAGAGAATAAATATGATTTGATTTTTATGGATTGCCAGATGCCGGAAATGGATGGGTATGAAGCCACCCGTCAAATCCGGGCATATGAAATCGTGGAAAATCTTGCAGCAACACCTGTCATTGCCATGACCGGCAATGCCTTTGAAAAGGATCGACAGGTATGTAAAGCGGCAGGCATGGATGATTTTATTTCAAAACCGGTCAATCCCAATGCGCTGATTGAACTGATTAACAGGTATAAGTCGGAAAGCTTAGATGCAAGTTCTTTTCTAATTCAGGATTCTGACATGCCTTCTGATCTTGATGTTCATGACTTTGAAACACAAGAACAGGTCTTTATCGAATTAGAAGATAACGATGCGGCGGTGCCTGTCTTTGATCGGAATAAATTTCTTGAACGGTTCGGCAATGATGAAGAATTGGCCGGAGAAGTCCTTGCATCCTTTCTCGAAGAAGTTCAAGAGCTTGTCGATAACCTTATGGCTGCCATTAAAAAAGAACCCTTTGATTTTGAAGATGTCAAAGCCTGTGCCCATGCATTAAAAGGCGGCGCCGCCAATGTAAACGCAGAACAGCTGAGGCATGCCGCCTTTAATATCGAAAACCGGGCCGGTGATGGTGTTGTGTCGGACCCATTGGCCGTACCCGACATGCTCAAGGAATATCTGAATCGGTTTATTGGGAAAGCCCATTTATGA
- a CDS encoding response regulator transcription factor: protein MTINIILADDHHVIREGLRLLIDNEKDLLVIAEADSGRTAVSAVKKLKPDIVVMDVSMPELNGMEATRKIMSEAPGTKVLALSMYSDKRFVNGMFQAGVSGYILKNCIARELVSAIRLVAKGQVYISPEIAETIVEGYLSHAVLENSSNRGNLTHREREILQLISEGQHTKEIAETLHVSTKTVDAHRRNIMEKIGINSIAGLTKFAIREGITTL, encoded by the coding sequence ATGACAATAAATATCATTCTGGCCGATGATCACCATGTGATTCGTGAAGGGCTCAGACTGCTTATTGACAATGAAAAAGATCTGTTGGTTATTGCCGAGGCCGACAGTGGGCGCACTGCCGTGTCTGCAGTGAAAAAATTAAAACCCGATATTGTGGTCATGGATGTCTCCATGCCGGAGTTAAACGGCATGGAAGCCACACGCAAAATTATGTCAGAGGCCCCCGGCACCAAAGTTCTGGCCCTTTCCATGTACTCGGACAAGCGTTTTGTGAACGGCATGTTCCAGGCGGGTGTCTCCGGTTATATTTTAAAAAACTGCATTGCAAGAGAACTGGTTTCAGCCATCCGCCTGGTGGCAAAAGGGCAGGTCTACATCAGTCCTGAAATTGCAGAAACCATTGTGGAAGGTTATCTGTCCCACGCTGTTTTGGAAAACAGTTCAAACCGGGGGAATTTGACCCACCGGGAACGTGAAATCCTTCAACTGATTTCCGAGGGCCAACATACTAAAGAAATAGCCGAAACACTTCATGTGAGCACGAAAACCGTTGATGCCCATAGAAGAAACATTATGGAAAAGATCGGGATCAATTCCATTGCCGGCTTGACCAAATTTGCCATACGCGAAGGCATTACTACCCTGTAA
- a CDS encoding cytochrome c peroxidase codes for MKKKVIGIFISFLFLISAVWAAGGKPNVGSNMEKLGMRLYNDKNMSLNGTQSCRNCHHHISGFADITNYLDPETNFVSTGDDGISKGGRNAPSSAYAGYSPQLQQNASGEWFGGMFWDGRADGSSELKDPLAEQAQGPPLNPVEMNMPDKQAVIEVIKASDYVNLWIRVFGTGSLDDVNAAYNKFGEAIAAYERSADVTKFTSKFDTGELSPTELAGQDLFADNCAKCHSMEAAFGAPAPLFTNYGYANIGVPRHPELPPGEDVGLGDIVDDPAQNGKFKIPTLRNIALSAPYSHNGYFPTLMGMLQFINNSGGFTPEVDENISSDVGSLNLSDEDLVNIEAFLMTLTDN; via the coding sequence ATGAAGAAAAAAGTGATCGGCATTTTTATCAGTTTTTTATTTTTGATTTCCGCAGTTTGGGCTGCGGGCGGTAAGCCCAACGTTGGTAGCAATATGGAAAAACTTGGGATGCGGCTTTATAACGACAAAAATATGTCTTTGAACGGTACCCAGTCCTGCCGGAATTGCCACCACCACATCAGCGGATTTGCGGATATCACTAATTATCTGGATCCTGAAACCAACTTTGTTTCAACCGGCGACGATGGCATCAGCAAAGGCGGACGGAACGCGCCGTCCTCGGCTTATGCAGGGTATAGCCCCCAATTGCAACAAAATGCTTCTGGAGAATGGTTCGGCGGAATGTTCTGGGATGGTCGGGCAGACGGCTCTTCTGAACTGAAAGACCCTCTTGCAGAACAGGCCCAGGGTCCGCCGTTGAATCCTGTTGAAATGAACATGCCCGATAAACAGGCGGTGATTGAGGTGATTAAGGCTTCAGATTACGTTAATTTGTGGATTAGGGTATTTGGGACCGGATCTCTTGATGACGTGAACGCCGCCTATAACAAGTTTGGAGAAGCCATCGCTGCATATGAGCGCTCCGCAGATGTGACCAAATTTACCTCAAAGTTTGACACTGGAGAATTATCGCCTACTGAACTTGCCGGCCAGGATCTTTTTGCGGACAACTGTGCCAAATGTCATTCCATGGAAGCTGCGTTTGGTGCCCCGGCGCCACTTTTTACTAATTACGGATATGCCAATATCGGTGTTCCGAGACACCCAGAACTTCCACCGGGAGAGGATGTGGGTTTAGGAGATATCGTCGATGATCCAGCACAAAACGGAAAATTCAAAATACCAACTTTGCGGAATATTGCGTTGTCAGCCCCATATTCCCATAACGGCTATTTTCCAACCCTTATGGGAATGTTACAGTTTATAAATAATAGTGGTGGTTTTACACCGGAGGTCGATGAAAATATTTCAAGTGATGTTGGAAGTCTTAACTTGTCAGACGAGGATCTTGTAAATATTGAAGCCTTCTTAATGACCTTGACGGACAATTAA
- a CDS encoding ParM/StbA family protein, giving the protein MEIIGIDVGFGFTKAYNGQNSVIFKSLIGDAAEIQFMSSMGDVAPTANLHITLDNKTYFLGSHAERQSSLTEYTLDQEKMVEEFIKILALAAAGRCSQTQGPIGVITGLPVAYLKRDTKRLKQIIQGEHEIIYHHQDAPDEHRKLSIDKVHVIPQPIGSIFNLIFDDSGKICDRELAASKLGVVDIGFKTTDFSIFDHLQYIERGSSTMDTGVSKCFSVIADKLRQESGINIELYKIFKFIESGVIKIRGKEYNVINLKKRVYTHAASTIASDLNRLWKNDWDIDSIIVSGGGSIPLAEFLIPSVEGNVIPITKSIDARFNNVQGYCKFGHYKWGKDKAIPSRQETAPKDEEPPSPPEEPPSQETDKSGKGLAWLRRQNA; this is encoded by the coding sequence ATGGAAATTATCGGCATAGATGTGGGGTTTGGTTTTACAAAAGCATACAACGGACAAAATTCGGTAATTTTCAAATCACTGATCGGCGATGCAGCGGAAATTCAGTTTATGTCATCCATGGGCGATGTCGCGCCAACGGCCAATCTGCATATCACCCTGGACAATAAAACATACTTTTTAGGCTCCCATGCCGAACGCCAGTCCAGCCTGACCGAATATACCCTTGACCAGGAAAAAATGGTGGAAGAGTTCATCAAAATCCTGGCCCTTGCCGCAGCCGGCAGATGTTCCCAGACCCAGGGTCCAATCGGAGTTATAACCGGCCTGCCCGTGGCATACTTAAAAAGAGATACCAAACGGCTTAAACAGATTATCCAGGGCGAGCACGAGATCATCTACCATCACCAGGACGCGCCCGATGAACATAGAAAACTTTCGATCGACAAGGTGCATGTGATCCCACAGCCCATTGGGTCCATCTTCAACCTGATTTTCGACGATAGCGGGAAAATCTGCGACAGGGAGCTTGCGGCCTCCAAGCTCGGGGTGGTGGATATCGGTTTTAAAACAACGGATTTTTCTATTTTTGACCATCTGCAGTACATTGAAAGGGGCTCGTCAACCATGGACACAGGGGTGTCCAAATGCTTTTCGGTCATCGCGGATAAGCTGCGCCAGGAAAGCGGTATCAATATTGAACTGTACAAAATTTTTAAATTCATTGAATCCGGCGTGATTAAAATCCGGGGCAAGGAATATAACGTGATCAATTTAAAAAAACGCGTATATACCCATGCCGCATCAACCATTGCCTCTGATCTGAATCGGCTGTGGAAAAATGACTGGGATATTGACTCAATTATCGTATCCGGCGGAGGGTCTATCCCTTTGGCTGAATTTCTGATACCATCCGTCGAAGGCAATGTGATCCCCATTACCAAGAGCATTGACGCCCGGTTTAACAATGTTCAAGGATATTGTAAGTTTGGTCATTACAAATGGGGGAAAGACAAGGCGATACCGTCCAGGCAGGAAACGGCCCCTAAAGATGAAGAACCGCCGTCACCGCCGGAGGAACCGCCTTCACAAGAAACAGATAAATCAGGGAAAGGACTTGCCTGGTTGAGAAGGCAAAACGCTTAG
- a CDS encoding response regulator encodes MIDISTMTILIVDDMKSMRLTLRKMLRNLEIGKNLLFADNGKSGLSALKSATCDLLIVDWNMPEMNGSQMLARLRRDKDIRDIPIIMVTAENERDIVADAAEYEVDGYLLKPLTLASLDTKIKSVIDAANHPDKAKLHLLEARACEEAGNIEGAIDETRQALALKPNASRILRKLGLLYLEIKKTDVGEKCLQKAVAVNRQDTISRSHLAKLYMNRRDFKRAAQLYMEMLSFSTRYFESAVELGETLLVNGFRNEGRMLFSRIMVKSRSNRGLQEKIINICLENQEYEFVAQIVTEAIKENPSNMDLMYKAGLIYLETGDQEKALECFVAVDKSRRGDIKTKLQIAQIHFQNRRILQADDYLNRILRIDPSNKEALTMRQQI; translated from the coding sequence ATGATTGATATTAGTACCATGACCATACTGATTGTGGATGACATGAAGAGTATGCGCCTGACCCTGAGAAAAATGCTGCGAAACCTTGAAATCGGTAAAAATCTTTTATTTGCCGATAATGGTAAATCAGGTTTAAGCGCACTAAAGAGCGCAACTTGTGATTTGCTCATTGTTGACTGGAATATGCCTGAAATGAACGGCAGCCAGATGCTGGCCCGTCTGCGTCGGGACAAGGATATCAGAGATATTCCCATTATTATGGTCACAGCAGAAAACGAACGCGATATCGTCGCCGATGCCGCAGAATATGAAGTGGATGGGTATCTTCTTAAACCATTGACCCTGGCATCCCTGGATACAAAAATAAAAAGCGTTATTGATGCCGCCAATCACCCGGATAAGGCCAAGCTTCATCTGCTTGAGGCAAGGGCGTGTGAAGAGGCCGGCAATATCGAAGGTGCCATCGATGAAACCCGGCAGGCCTTGGCGCTTAAACCCAATGCATCACGTATTTTAAGAAAACTTGGGTTATTATACCTTGAGATCAAGAAAACGGACGTTGGTGAAAAATGTTTACAAAAGGCCGTTGCCGTAAACCGTCAGGATACAATATCCCGAAGCCATCTGGCCAAATTGTACATGAACCGGCGTGACTTTAAACGGGCTGCCCAGCTTTACATGGAAATGTTGTCTTTCAGTACCAGGTATTTTGAGTCTGCGGTTGAGCTGGGAGAAACACTTCTGGTGAATGGATTCAGAAATGAGGGCAGAATGCTTTTTTCACGTATCATGGTAAAAAGCCGATCCAACAGGGGACTTCAGGAAAAAATTATTAATATTTGTCTGGAGAACCAGGAATATGAGTTTGTGGCACAGATTGTTACCGAAGCGATCAAAGAAAATCCTTCCAATATGGATCTGATGTATAAGGCAGGGCTGATTTACCTTGAAACCGGCGATCAGGAAAAAGCACTGGAATGTTTTGTCGCCGTTGATAAGAGCAGGCGGGGAGATATTAAAACCAAACTTCAGATCGCCCAGATCCATTTCCAAAACAGGCGCATTCTCCAGGCCGACGATTATCTGAATCGCATTTTGAGAATTGATCCGTCAAATAAAGAAGCCCTGACAATGCGCCAACAAATTTAG